The following are encoded in a window of Psilocybe cubensis strain MGC-MH-2018 chromosome 4, whole genome shotgun sequence genomic DNA:
- a CDS encoding Putative sterigmatocystin biosynthesis peroxidase stcC encodes MTSRHQACPATGQTYEFCPAQEGDSRSPCPALNAMANHGYISRDGKNIGPQDLVRGLKACYGLSNPLAYLLAYVGFAIIFRKFGRISLFELGRHGRIEHDASLVHHDTPAGLEYAPIEVDQGLVNALVADVRPGAKEVEARGEEFLMGVEDVARARVRREAECRPIGSVSAEIARGEMALVLGIWEKSTGIKTGVPVEYIRRWISEERLPEGWKPDHVQTLLGVVKLARSLKAATDKLRKEESIAKAKES; translated from the exons ATGACGTCTAGACATCAAGCATGTCCCGCAACGGGCCAAACCTATGAATTCTGTCCTGCTCAGGAAGGAGATAGCCGTTCGCCATGTCCAGCACTAAACGCGATGGCCAACCATGGATACAT TTCTCGCGATGGTAAAAACATCGGTCCTCAAGACTTAGTTCGCGGGCTGAAAGCATGCTATGGATTGTCGAATCCATTGGCCTATTTGCTTGCCTATGTTGGATTCGCCATTATATTTCGCAAATTTGGGCGAATAAGCTTGTTCGAGCTTGGGAGGCATGGCAGAATTGAGCACGATGCTAGCCTTGTGCACCACGATACCCCTGCAGGCCTAGAATATGCTCCTATCGAAGTCGACCAGGGCCTCGTTAATGCACTCGTTGCGGACGTCAGGCCAGGAGCGAAAGAAGTAGAAGCAAGAGGTGAAGAATTCCTGATGGGTGTGGAAGACGTGGCTAGGGCGCGAGTTCGTAGGGAAGCAGAGTGTCGGCCTATCGGTTCAGTTTCTGCTGAAATTGCTCGTGGGGAGATGGCCCTCGTCCTCGGTATATGGGAGAAGAGTACAGGGATAAAGACAGGTGTTCCAGTGGAGTACATTCGACGGTGGATCTCCGAAGAAAGGTTACCGGAAGGGTGGAAACCGGACCACGTTCAAACTCTTCTGGGTGTTGTGAAACTCGCGCGGAGCCTAAAGGCAGCTACGGATAAGCTGCGAAAGGAAGAAAGTATAGCAAAGGCAAAAGAATCATAG
- a CDS encoding Kelch repeat-containing protein 3, with protein sequence MPKKTTAAKAAKKAKALQKVEKKETKDALKEKGKSKSKSKKGNDSDSDGDDLEGILEKMRKEWELAHTVTEELVEGPPSRRANATLTACPNGNHLWCIGGEFFGEDGKAYFYNDTFRYTPEKDEWRKFISPTCPGPRSAHAVVASPGGGGKLFLFGGEFSSLHQNSFHHYRDFWCFDISTHSWERIDTKVRPTARSGHRMAVWKHLIILFGGFYDPGITTRYLNDLWVFDTQEYKWTLIEMKLTDSRPSPRSGFSFLPCADGIVLHGGYCKEYAKGKRPVGIMLEDTWLLKITEETPPTPSTSTKTPTTSTKSKPSTSKNSFSMPTFKWEKRKRPSDAYAPCLRSGCTMTLWAAKSMGILFGGVTDEDTSEERLDSVFWNDLYGYNLNGKGKWISMTLKKPKAKGGKGQAKKQVKKKDKWDSDDEGDPLTEQGAGGPVSLPPASADKDIGVEDPLLTVPMPRYNTMLAVLKNTLYIYGGIIEKGSREYTLDDFHALQLDKMERFICLKKPEVVIPEGEQESSSDEDEDEDDDDETEDEEDEYDDDDDIETLVGADETSEFKLGEDMATIYDEPEVIKKVGAVLDYLSLADENFLDKQDEKPSVDPSKDGQERPAEDAKNTPLPGETLAMFYARCRDYWTQEAMGSDDLDRKQLRRVAFSLAKERYDEYKPMQKEIEKILEEAGLDEEEMRRGAAAGPTNTSGTSRNRR encoded by the exons ATGCCCAAGAAGACAACGGCGGCCAAAGCAGCCAAAAAGGCAAAAGCTTTACAAAaagtggagaagaaggagaccAAAGACGCCTTgaaggaaaagggaaagtCCAAATCTAAATCTAAGAAAGGCAACGATTCAGATTCGGACGGCGATGATCTTGAAGGAATACTGGAAAAG ATGCGTAAAGAATGGGAACTTGCACATACAGTTACGGAGGAATTGGTTGAAGGTCCACCAAGCCGCAGAGCCAATGCGACTCTGACTGCATGCCCGAATGGCAATCACCTATGGTGTATTGGCGGAGAGTTCTTCGGCGAAGACGGAAAAGCT TACTTCTATAATGACACATTTAGATATACTCCGGAGAAGGATGAATGGCGTAAATTCATTTCACCTACATGTCCCGGTCCAAGATCTGCACATGCTGTTGTAGCCTCACCTGGAGGAGGGGGCAAACTATTTTTATTCG GCGGTGaattttcttctcttcatcAGAATTCGTTCCACCATTATCGTGATTTCTGGTGTTTCGATATATCGACACACTCTTGGGAACGCATTGACACGAAAGTACGCCCTACAGCGCGATCTGGACACCG TATGGCCGTTTGGAAGCACTTGATCATCctatttgggggtttttaTGACCCAGGAATCACCA CTCGGTATCTAAACGATCTTTGGGTTTTCGATACCCAAGAATATAAATGGACTTTAATTGAGATGAAGTTGACAGACTCGAGGCCTTC ACCTCGCAgtggtttttcttttctaccCTGCGCTGACGGAATCGTCTTACACGGTGGATATTGTAAAGAATATGCTAAAGGAAAACGACCTGTAGGGATCATGCTGGAAGATACCTGGTTATTGAA AATAACAGAGGAGACTCCTCCCACGCCATCCACGAGCACAAAAACACCTACGACATCAACCAAATCGAAGCCCTCAACGTCAAAAAACTCGTTCAGTATGCCAACTTTCAAATGGGAAAAACGCAAGCGACCGTCGGACGCGTATGCCCCTTGTCTCCGTAGCGGTTGTACCATGACACTTTGGGCAGCGAAATCCATGGGTATTCTTTTTGGAGGTGTGACCGACGAGGATACGAGCGAGGAGAGATTAGATAGCGTGTTTTGGAACGACCT ATACGGATATAATCTGAATGGGAAGGGTAAATGGATAAGCATGACGCTGAAGAAGCCAAAGGCGAAGGGCGGCAAGGGACAGGCGAAGAAACaagtgaagaagaaagacaaaTGGGACAGCGATGATGAGGGCGACCCGTTGACCGAACAAGGGGCTGGGGGACCTGTGTCTTTACCTCCCGCCTCGGCTGACAAGGACATAGGCGTCGAAGACCCGCTCCTGACTGTTCCAATGCCTCGCTACAACACGATGCTCGCCGTGCTTAAAAACACGTTGTACAT ATATGGCGGAATCATTGAGAAAGGGTCCCGCGAATACACACTAGATGATTTTCACGCTCTACAGCTGGataaaatggaaagattCATCTGCTTGAAGAAACCTGAAGTGGTCATACCAGAAGGCGAGCAAGAAAGCAGCagtgacgaagatgaagacgaagatgacgatgacgaaacggaagacgaagaggatgaatatgatgatgatgatgatattgaGACTTTGGTCGGGGCAGATGAAACGTCGGAATTCAAGCTTGGCGAAGATATGGCCACGATATACGATGAACCTGAGGTCATCAAGAAAGTCGGGGCTGTTTTGGattatctctctctcgctgATGAGAATTTTTTGGACAAA CAGGATGAGAAACCTTCCGTGGATCCCTCGAAAGACGGGCAGGAACGTCCTGCGGAAGATGCTAAAAATACACCGCTCCCAGGAGAGACTCTGGCTATGTTTTACGCACGTTGCA GAGACTACTGGACCCAGGAAGCCATGGGAAGTGACGATTTGGACCGAAAGCAGCTCCGTCGCGTAGCATTTTCTCTAGCGAAAGAACGTTACG ATGAGTACAAGCCGATGCAAAAAGagatagaaaagatattggAAGAAGCTGGTCTGGACGAGGAGGAAATGAGGAGAGGTGCTGCCGCTGGACCGACCAACACAAGCGGCACAAGTCGAAATAGACGATGA
- a CDS encoding putative glycosidase (putative glycosidase Rv0584) gives MRQYKRLTLLILTALVSLNEATTTHPPPEFSIPDNAGLDLVNMLIGNGGDTPNGSGGMIPSTAPPFGMTRWVAQTQPHYVSATPYNWTLNKVMGVVGTRQPAIWMGESAPISVVPGVGPNVVVDFEERGLEVLRGSDGQKNEVVSSGYYSVELDDGHGGSITIEQTATSRVAHLRFTFDSTLSPYVLFEVSRPSVITSTPTNITFPIGSVSIPDDLEVCGWSDEREDSIIAPISTAPFSKHFKGYFCARFDKGTPKPIYGVIQNDTVSFPHPQHKVSQGPLLSAYAQFPQSKTKTVITMRVGTSFISEDQARKNIDAEIPDSSPSSAADAHLIPGTFQNTAFQVRKSWADILSRVDLKVYIDENSNKGSPRDFVDQQAFWTAIVHTLQYPTEQHEQGQYYSGYDNAVHVLEEGGESYTGYSIWDTFRAEWAWQILFVPDRIPGFVQSMLADYQESGWLPMWKNIVETNIMVGTHADSLVAEAVLKNITGFDRELAWEAVWKDATVPPENDLTTVYADREEHVDYEVRAGLSSSYAQNGWVADDIHSESASRTLDYAYDDYAAYVLARELGKPENVTNFLLERAMRAPFTLFNDATGFMEARNADGSWAGDDNGWTEGDKWAYSFDVVHDIPTLIERRGGNVKFVQSLDDHFNGGHNDHSNEPSHHIPYLYALAGAAYKTQEKVREIAVANYNNTPEGLSGNEDCGQMSAWYIFSAMGFYPVNPVSGEYVVGSPFFERITIDLNSPASSSQLSPKLLTVTAIGARTKQYIKSLKINGVDVDQPIIKHEQIAQGADIVFEMSDEIQGWGNNEAILKAFGVGNETSGAPHEKVSIPGDSEPSSERNADASLRDEL, from the exons ATGCGGCAATATAAACGATTAACATTGTTAATATTAACAGCATTGGTTTCTCTCAATGAAGCTACAACTACACATCCACCTCCAGAATTTTCGATTCCAGACAATGCAGGACTTGACCTTGTAAACATGCTCATCGGAAATGGAGGGGATACACCTAACGGATCAGGTGGAATGATACCCAGTACCGCACCACCATTTGGAATGACTCGTTGGGTCGCGCAGACGCAACCGCATTACGTTTCTGCCACGCCTTACAACTGGACGCTGAACAAGGTGATGGGTGTGGTTGGGACACGCCAACCTGCCATCTGGATGGGGGAGAGCGCTCCCATTAGCGTCGTTCCAGGAGTCGGTCCGAATGTCGTTGTGGACTTTGAAGAGCGTGGTCTTGAGGTTCTTCGAGGGAGTGACGGTCAGAAGAATGAGGTTGTGAGCTCAGGGTATTACAGTGTCGAGTTGGATGATGGACACGGGGGGAGCATTACGATAGAACAGACAGCAA CCTCGAGGGTGGCACACCTTAGGTTTACGTTTGACTCCACGCTATCGCCCTACGTCCTCTTCGAGGTGTCCAGGCCCTCTGTAATTACCTCGACTCCGACAAATATAACGTTCCCAATTGGAAGCGTGTCGATCCCGGATGACTTGGAAGTTTGTGGATGGTCAGATGAACGGGAAGATAGTATCATCGCACCCATTTCCACAGCACCCTTTTCAAAACATTTCAAAGGCTATTTTTGTGCTCGATTCGATAAAGGAACACCTAAACCGATCTATGGGGTTATTCAAAATGATACCGTCTCGTTTCCGCACCCACAACACAAGGTTTCTCAAGGACCCTTGCTCAGCGCATATGCCCAATTCCCTCAATCAAAGACAAAAACTGTGATTACTATGCGTGTCGGAACATCGTTTATCTCTGAAGACCAGGCGCGTAAAAACATCGACGCAGAAATTCCTGATTCCTCCCCTTCTTCAGCTGCGGACGCCCATCTTATTCCTGGCACCTTCCAAAACACTGCATTCCAAGTACGAAAGTCTTGGGCTGATATACTGAGCCGCGTAGACCTTAAAGTATATATTGACGAAAATTCCAACAAAGGATCTCCTCGGGATTTTGTTGACCAGCAAGCCTTCTGGACCGCTATCGTCCACACACTTCAG TACCCTACTGAACAACATGAACAAGGCCAGTACTATTCCGGATACGATAATGCGGTCCACGTACTCGAAGAGGGCGGGGAATCATATACCGGCTACTCAATCTGG GACACATTCCGTGCGGAATGGGCATGGCAAATCTTATTTGTACCTGATCGCATTCCAGGCTTTGTCCAAAGCATGTTGGCAGATTACCAAGAG AGCGGGTGGTTACCCATGTGGAAAAATATAGTCGAGACTAACATAATG GTCGGCACGCATGCAGATTCTCTCGTAGCCGAAGCCGTCTTGAAAAATATCACTGGGTTTGACCGAGAACTGGCTTGGGAGGCGGTTTGGAAGGACGCAACCGTCCCTCCGGAAAACGATTTGACAACGGT GTACGCTGATCGGGAGGAG CACGTCGATTACGAAGTCCGAGCCGGTCTTTCATCTTCATACGCCCAGAACGGATGGGTGGCAGATGACATTCATTCAGAAAGTGCATCTCGGACATTAGACTACGCGT ACGATGATTATGCTGCCTACGTCCTCGCGCGGGAGCTCGGCAAACCAGAGAATGTGACAAACTTTCTTTTGGAGAGGGCAATGCGCGCACCGTTCACTTTGTTCAACGATGCGACTGGGTTTATGGAAGCGCGCAATGCTGATGGAAGCTGGGCCGGCGATGATAATGGTTGGACTGAAG GTGACAAGTGGGCGTATTCGTTTGATGTCGTCCATGACATCCCTACCCTTATCGAGCGCAGGGGAGGAAATGTGAAGTTTGTGCAGAGCCTGGATGATCATTTTAATGGCGGACACAATGACCATAGTAATGAG CCATCGCATCACATACCTTATCTATACGCTCTCGCTGGTGCTGCGTACAAAACCCAGGAGAAGGTCAGGGAAATTGCCGTGGCCAACTATAATAACACACCTGAGGGTTTGTCTGGG AACGAAGACTGTGGCCAAATGAGCGCCTGGTACATCTTTAGCGCGATGGGCTTCTATCCCGTAAACCCGGTGTCAGGAGAATACGTGGTCGGATC CCCGTTCTTTGAGCGAATCACTATCGACCTCAACAGCCCGGCTAGTTCCTCTCAGTTGTCCCCCAAGTTGCTGACCGTCACAGCCATAGGTGCTAGGACAAAGCAATACATCAAGTCGCTAAAGATCAACGGCGTGGATGTGGACCAGCCCATAATCAAACACGAACAAATCGCTCAGGGTGCAGATATAGTATTTGAGATGAGTGACGAAATCCAGGGTTGGGGAAACAACGAAGCCATATTGAAGGCATTTGGTGTCGGAAATGAGACGAGCGGTGCACCACACGAGAAGGTGAGCATACCGGGCGACTCTGAGCCTAGCTCTGAGAGGAACGCTGATGCTTCGCTCCGCGATGAGCTGTAA